ATCAATATGGTTTACTTTAATATTGAGCGAATATCGGTATTTTAAAACGAGAATTTCACAAAATTAATACAAAGCACGTCTTCCAGTCCATCATTTTGTCCCATGGTAATGGCATAACCTATACCCATTACATTACAAGAGCAACATAAAATGGCAAACTCACCATATAGCAGACAAGGAGCACAGGATGTTTGTTTGCTCCTTTCTGCGTCTCTAGGACATTTTGATGAAGTGGGTCAAGTGACGTCATCTAAATGAGGCGCTGTCAGTCATGTCACGAAAAAGAGACACGCAGTCTCAAGACAGACACACTACTCAAGACATGCTGTGCACACACCATACATTCGCCCACTACACATTACAGTAACACATCATATACACTCTGGGCTCTAAAaacggagacacacacacacacacggtggacATTCAAGAAAAACTAAACCATACACACCAACACGCAAGAGTAGAAAACTAagtaaaaagacattttatttgtttgagaATATACAAAGCAGTGGATGAAGTAACCCGATGTCACAGCTGGATGTTAAAGAGAGGCAGTCTTGGACACAAAAGCGGGTTACCCAGCCATAAATGTAAACTCCGTAAGAAaatggggaaaacaaacaaaaaaatgtaaatggtaCAAACCTGCGTGGAATGCATATAGAACAAACGAGACCAAAGCGTTAAGATTTAAGAGGGGTTAATTAACGTcggcaaaacaacagaaagccCACCCCAACCAAAACGGTAGTGGCGTGGAGGCCCTTAATTTCATGAGCACCATCTGTTATGTTAACAGGGCGGCCGAGGATTAACTAGCAGCTTAAACACCAACAAAAGATTACGCATCGACTAATaacgtttattattattagcccCAGCTTAAAACTTATCTTTGGTCCTTGACGTGAACGTGAGCAGCTGCCTGAACATTTAAGCAATCGGCTGGTCAGAGCTGACTTGAAAGAGGTTGTGCTTGCAAACAGAAACAAGGAAATGGAAATCAACTCGTGTCATAGAATGGCCCCGTTTTGCACACGTACAAAAAAACGCTCATTTTAAAGACCAATAAATAACATCttgtagaaagaaaaatagGGAAAAGAAAAGGGCCACAATGTTTCACAACTCCAGTGCAATGTGAGAacatgggagggaaaaaaagggggggggggggagttggggTAACCTAGAAAAAGCACAAGCTCTACAACACCATGTTGACCAGTAAGACTGGGCTGCATACAGAACTGCCAATTTTAAGCCTTCACTTCCGCCTCTTTTGAGTCTCCGTTTTCCTCTGTCTTCTGTTTTTTGGTGTCCACTTTCTCCTACCAAGCAAGGAGGACAGCGAAATGTAATGAattgtttaaaacaaaacttgaAAAATTCCCAAGTGTAAAATTGATTGAAATGTGGAAGATGAAACCTTAGACAAATGGAAATGTATAATTGGATTGAGGTAAGCGTAGGAAATACCTCAATTTGGGAATTTTTGTGGAATTCTTCAAAACATATGATTTCTGgaatgtttcattttgtgtgAAGTCACAATTATTTAAATccaactttttgtgttttttttttttatgttgtactCATCAACAGTTTTGAAAACAATTGACCGGACGGGTCTGGTCTGTTTTCCACAGCAAAAACAGctgtttgcaaatattttactgtgactagacaaaacaaaatcaggTAGTCTGCTTTCATGAAAGACTACAGAAATTAGATATTTATTGTTGGGGGCTGAAATCACCAggtttggacaattttaaactAAATAATGGTGCTAAATGATTATTCCATTGTTAAAATAGTTTATGATTATAATTGATGATAATTTACTTGTTGAATAATCAATTCATTTGACACACTAGTTAATAATTTCTTTCATGTATGTATAAGGAAATGTGCTGTTTTTTGAAAGATTTTGGGGGATTGGTGGATTAAGAGGTTTGAATTGGTTGAGAAATGTAGAATGCCTTTTGTAAGGATTAGGTGGGGTGGTGtaattgaagcagtttgaatTTGCCAAGAAATCTTGAATTCattaaatttcacctgaaatatGGAAAATTTCTTTAGAAAAATTTGGAATTGgcatattttgaattttttcgGGGCAGTGAGGTGTCAATTGGTTTCGAAACTGGGGTTTAAAAAATCCTGAAATATGGTGACGCTGGAGACCGCACACGTGACCCACCTCCTCTTTATCGGCAGCACGCTTCACAGGCTGTGCATCCGTCTCCTCGGCAGGGGGCGCCTcttcctctgcaaaaaaaagaaaaaaaagaagtcgcaTTAGTGTTATTCAAACAAACTCAAATGTCAGTTCAAGGTAATGAGACTAATAACAGGAACAGATAGTAAAAGGGTACCATCTCCATTCTTGTGCTCTTCCTCTACTGCGGCATCCTCAACTTTGTCACTGTGGTCTGCACCATTCTGAGGgagcaaaatgtaaaatgtagtcCTGGTAGTTGGAATAATACTCCACAGAAACATGAAGGAAGAGAAAAGGGTGCATGGGGTGCCTTCTTCTCTCCAGAGGATTAAAAATCAGAAGCAGCAGGCTCTCTGGGAGGACACCCCAAATGGAGGAGTCTCGCTTGCCAACATCTGTGCCATTTTCCACAAGGCACACAAAGAGCACGCGGCCCAGGCAGAATGGCGACACCTGCACGACGAGGGGGCTTCTCGCCATAAGACAAAAGCACCCCGGCCCCGCCTTTCCCTCTCGCCCGGCGAAAGCTGCCAGCAAACTCACAGTTCCATTAGCAGGTGCGTCCCCGTTGTctgtcttcttctcctcctcctccacttcaacttctttctTCTCTTTCAGCTCCTAAAAGGGGGGCGGAAAGACCATAAAAATGTGCCATCGTTCTTCTTTCCGAGTTTAAGTGCCGGTTTTACCTCAACCGTGCTTTAGGTCTGCGACGTTTAAAATCGATTAATTTGTCAGACAAATtaagtgggggggcggggggggggtgtctcgcCTCGCTCTCCGCGGCGCACGCGCGTGAGACGTCAAAGGGCTTCTCGCGCTTTTCCCGCCCACAGTAAAAAGCACCGGCTGCTTTCTCGAGGGCCCTTTTGTCTATGTTCAACACGAAAAAGGCAACATACACGCCATGAAACGCCTGGTTCTCGACTAAAAACGACACACGAGGCTTAAAAACACTCAAGAACAGTCCCTATTCGACGGAGGCGTCGAGGTTTATTTGTAATCGCCCTTTTAACACGATGCACTTGCCAAACCGCCATTTTATCTGTTTAAGAGCCAAGGGGTGACCCGTAGCTAACATTTTCAACTTTATCAACTTTTTAAGCATAAAAGGCGACGAGTCGGCGTGAggacaaaatgaatgaaacgcACCTTGGCTGTAACCTCTGCAGTTGCGGTGGTGTCAACAGCTGTGTCGGCCATGTCTACTTTTACAGTGAGTTGATACGATTGTTTTATTCCTGATTTGGGGGGCttttgtcgtcgtcgtcgcggATACGAGTCCAGTGACGCCGAGAGAGAAATGATGTCTGCCCGTCTTCGCTTTTTCAGTGGGAGCTGCTTGAAAACCACTCTTGTTGGAGGCAGAAGCTGAACTCGGCGCCTGATTGGGCCGCAGCAACGCGTCTGGCGTCTGATTGGAAAAGCGCCACGCCAATTCTCGGATAAGCACCCGCCTTTCAGGTCAAGTTATCGTTGATTGGTCAGTGATTTTAAAGCGCCGCTTTCCTATGACggtttttttggtggtttttgcgttttttaattcaaacaatGGATGCAAGTTGTTAAAGTCGCCAACCACTTATTGTTTATACGCACTTTTAACATTAAACGTTTGTTTTAAAGACACGATGAAGATCCAAAAATCCAGACCGACtattttgtatttactttttagcACACTCTGCGAAGACTGGTGTCAAATTACACTTGAGGAGGAACTATGTAAAGCAGGAGAGTATGGTTTGAAGTTTGAATCTGTAGAACAATTGTTCATTTCTCTCTAGAATTTAGAATGTTCTCGCTGACAACGTG
The DNA window shown above is from Hippocampus zosterae strain Florida chromosome 9, ASM2543408v3, whole genome shotgun sequence and carries:
- the si:ch211-222l21.1 gene encoding parathymosin codes for the protein MADTAVDTTATAEVTAKELKEKKEVEVEEEEKKTDNGDAPANGTNGADHSDKVEDAAVEEEHKNGDEEEAPPAEETDAQPVKRAADKEEEKVDTKKQKTEENGDSKEAEVKA